The Lentzea guizhouensis genome contains a region encoding:
- a CDS encoding aspartate kinase, translating into MEISIQKYGGSSLADDAQVAAVARRVAQTYAGGNAVVVVVSARGATTDELVRSATAVSGAPDPRETDKLLATGELASAALLAIALRELDVPAVSLSGPDAGLRAVGPPGAGVIASIDTGTVRHWLDRGHVVVVAGFQALDDDGAVVTLGRGGSDTSAVALAVAHGAPVCEIYTDVRGVASADPRVVPGAGLLQRLPAAVMAEMAFSGARVLHPRSVELAAAHGVDIVVRDSSGLGEGSTIFGGRAEMLDSDVLEGRAGVVAVTHDEKVTQVVVEAGRELADGGARVLQALARLEIAVDSVQWLSHRDAPLRMRFCVTDDAADEAAAAVRAELPDDDCVITLRQDLGRVCAVGTGLLSRPGLTALGLDALSAVGIPAECVSCSQERTTFLVPRDRVPDSVRTLHERFDLHDPDTARPDDLCERS; encoded by the coding sequence ATGGAGATCAGCATCCAGAAGTACGGCGGCAGCTCGCTGGCCGACGACGCCCAGGTGGCCGCCGTCGCCCGGCGGGTGGCGCAGACCTACGCGGGCGGCAACGCCGTGGTCGTCGTGGTGTCCGCACGGGGCGCCACGACCGACGAGCTGGTCCGGTCGGCCACCGCGGTGAGCGGAGCACCGGACCCGAGGGAGACCGACAAGCTGCTCGCGACCGGTGAGCTGGCCTCGGCCGCGTTGCTCGCCATCGCGCTGCGCGAGCTGGACGTGCCCGCGGTGTCGCTGTCCGGGCCGGACGCCGGGCTGCGCGCGGTGGGCCCGCCGGGAGCCGGGGTGATCGCCTCGATCGACACCGGCACCGTGCGGCACTGGCTCGACCGCGGGCACGTGGTCGTCGTGGCGGGCTTCCAGGCCCTCGACGACGACGGTGCCGTGGTCACCCTCGGCCGCGGCGGGTCGGACACCTCGGCGGTCGCGCTGGCCGTGGCCCACGGGGCGCCGGTGTGCGAGATCTACACCGACGTGCGCGGGGTGGCCAGCGCCGATCCCAGGGTCGTGCCGGGTGCCGGGCTGCTGCAACGGCTACCCGCCGCGGTGATGGCCGAGATGGCGTTCTCCGGCGCACGGGTGCTGCACCCGCGTTCGGTCGAGCTGGCCGCGGCGCACGGCGTGGACATCGTCGTGCGCGACTCGTCCGGGCTCGGCGAGGGAAGCACGATCTTCGGAGGGAGAGCGGAGATGCTCGACTCGGACGTCCTCGAAGGACGCGCCGGCGTGGTGGCGGTGACGCACGACGAGAAGGTCACCCAGGTCGTGGTCGAGGCCGGCCGGGAGCTGGCCGACGGCGGTGCGCGGGTGCTGCAGGCGTTGGCGCGTCTGGAGATCGCGGTCGACTCGGTGCAGTGGTTGTCCCACCGGGACGCTCCACTGCGGATGCGGTTCTGCGTCACCGACGACGCCGCGGACGAGGCGGCGGCCGCCGTGCGCGCGGAACTGCCCGACGACGACTGCGTGATCACCCTGCGCCAGGACCTCGGCCGCGTCTGCGCGGTCGGTACCGGCCTGCTGAGCAGGCCCGGTCTCACCGCGCTGGGGCTCGACGCCCTGTCGGCGGTGGGCATCCCGGCCGAGTGCGTGTCGTGCAGCCAGGAACGCACGACGTTCCTGGTCCCCCGCGACCGCGTGCCCGACTCCGTGCGGACGCTGCACGAGCGCTTCGACCTGCACGACCCGGACACGGCCCGCCCTGACGACCTCTGCGAAAGGAGCTAG
- a CDS encoding SDR family oxidoreductase gives MDLGLDGKVAMVACASSGLGLGVARALVSEGADVSICGRERDRLAEAHGKLEALGGGRVHSQIADVSIDGAVQRWVDGTVAEFGGIDVVVSHTGGVVQGPVADFGPEDYRRAVDTALIPHVALVKAATPHLRPGGRVLMITSEAVRQPMPHNVLSGVARQGLLSYARNLVHAFGDSGTTVNVLAPGYHDTTALRGPSGEDTSAAAAEVPLGRVGDPDDFGALAAFLASRQAAFVTGALLLVDGGNTRAPV, from the coding sequence ATGGACCTCGGACTCGACGGCAAGGTCGCGATGGTGGCCTGCGCCAGCAGCGGACTCGGCCTCGGCGTCGCCCGCGCCCTGGTGTCGGAGGGCGCGGACGTGTCGATCTGCGGCCGGGAACGGGACCGGCTCGCCGAGGCGCACGGCAAGCTGGAGGCGCTGGGCGGTGGCCGGGTGCACAGCCAGATCGCCGACGTCAGCATCGACGGCGCGGTGCAGCGCTGGGTGGACGGCACCGTGGCCGAGTTCGGCGGGATCGACGTCGTCGTGAGCCACACCGGCGGAGTGGTGCAGGGACCGGTCGCGGACTTCGGGCCGGAGGACTACCGCCGGGCCGTCGACACCGCGCTCATCCCGCACGTGGCGCTGGTGAAGGCCGCGACACCGCACCTGCGGCCGGGCGGCCGGGTGCTGATGATCACCTCGGAGGCGGTGCGCCAGCCGATGCCGCACAACGTGCTGTCCGGGGTGGCCCGCCAGGGGCTGCTGTCCTACGCGCGGAACCTGGTGCACGCCTTCGGTGACAGCGGCACGACCGTCAACGTCCTCGCACCCGGCTACCACGACACGACCGCCCTGCGCGGACCGTCCGGCGAGGACACCTCCGCCGCGGCCGCCGAGGTGCCGCTGGGCAGGGTCGGCGACCCGGACGACTTCGGCGCACTGGCCGCGTTCCTCGCCTCCCGGCAGGCCGCCTTCGTGACGGGCGCGCTGCTGCTGGTCGACGGCGGCAACACGCGCGCACCGGTGTGA
- a CDS encoding sulfotransferase, translating into MRVLYITGMMRCGSTMIGNVLNETPHALHVGELHFLWRNGVLTEGTNTSCGCGEPLTGCPLWSEVLAAEVAADRHVAQAVEAVQTTRLRARHTPVRLAESLGPRRTPPDVRWVTGVTAELYRAAAAASGAEVVVDSSKFPAEAAALLGRDDLDVRVLHVVRDARATTHSYRKDKSYVTRMSAARSTGYWSAVNAASDLLALAGRDRYLRVRHEDFSARPDEVIGEVMAFAGMPGQVPVAADRTVELGVNHTVTGNPDRFHHGRVLIRDNAKWRTELEWKPRALTTAASAPQLLRYGYPVRAEREG; encoded by the coding sequence ATGCGCGTCCTCTACATCACCGGGATGATGCGCTGCGGCAGCACGATGATCGGCAACGTCCTCAACGAGACCCCGCACGCGTTGCACGTGGGCGAGCTGCACTTCCTGTGGCGCAACGGGGTGCTGACCGAGGGCACGAACACCAGCTGCGGCTGCGGGGAACCGCTGACCGGCTGTCCACTGTGGTCGGAGGTGCTGGCGGCCGAGGTCGCGGCCGACCGCCACGTGGCGCAGGCCGTGGAGGCCGTGCAGACGACCAGGTTGCGCGCCAGGCACACGCCCGTGCGGCTGGCCGAGTCGCTGGGACCGCGGCGCACTCCGCCGGACGTGCGGTGGGTGACCGGGGTGACCGCCGAGCTCTACCGCGCGGCCGCTGCCGCCTCGGGTGCCGAGGTCGTCGTCGACAGCTCGAAGTTCCCCGCGGAGGCCGCGGCGCTGCTCGGCCGGGACGACCTGGACGTGCGGGTGTTGCACGTCGTGCGGGACGCACGGGCCACGACGCACTCGTACCGCAAGGACAAGAGCTACGTGACGCGGATGAGCGCGGCCCGCAGCACCGGGTACTGGAGCGCGGTCAACGCCGCCTCCGACCTGCTCGCGCTGGCCGGCCGCGACCGCTACCTGCGGGTGCGGCACGAGGACTTCTCCGCCCGCCCGGACGAGGTGATCGGCGAGGTGATGGCGTTCGCCGGCATGCCGGGCCAGGTGCCCGTCGCGGCCGACCGCACGGTCGAGCTGGGCGTGAACCACACGGTCACCGGCAACCCGGACCGCTTCCACCACGGCCGCGTTCTGATCAGGGACAACGCGAAGTGGCGCACCGAGCTGGAGTGGAAGCCGCGGGCGCTCACGACGGCCGCCTCGGCACCGCAGCTGCTGCGCTACGGCTACCCGGTGCGCGCGGAGAGGGAGGGCTGA
- a CDS encoding RNA polymerase-binding protein RbpA has translation MADRVLRGSRLGAVSYETDRNHDLAPRRAARYACPKGHDFEVPFSDDAELPPTWECRLHGTESKIIDGVEPEVKKIKPPRTHWDMLLERRSIPELEELLDERLEELRGRRTRTA, from the coding sequence ATGGCCGACCGCGTTTTGCGTGGAAGCCGGCTCGGAGCAGTCAGCTACGAGACCGACCGCAACCACGATCTCGCTCCGCGCCGGGCAGCGCGGTACGCCTGCCCCAAGGGACACGACTTCGAGGTCCCGTTCTCCGACGACGCCGAACTGCCTCCGACCTGGGAGTGCCGTCTCCACGGCACCGAGTCGAAGATCATCGACGGCGTCGAGCCGGAGGTGAAGAAGATCAAGCCGCCGCGCACGCACTGGGACATGCTCCTGGAGCGCCGGTCGATCCCCGAGCTCGAGGAGCTGCTCGACGAGCGCCTCGAAGAGCTGCGCGGACGCCGCACCCGCACGGCCTGA
- a CDS encoding aldo/keto reductase, with amino-acid sequence MTTARVTLPSGEAVPALGLGTWHMGESRAARDDEVAALRLGLDLGMTLIDTAEMYADGRAEQVVGEAVRGRRDEVFLVSKVLPRNASAAGTVRACEASLRRLGTDHLDLYLLHWRGRVPFQDTLDGFAALVRSGKIRHWGVSNLDVADMGELTALSDGCQTDQVLYNLSRRGPEHDLLPWLAERSIPVMAYSPVEQGRLLSSPVLAEVARRHGATPAQIALAWVLRLPGVNAIPKSSSLAHVRENAAAADIRLTEADLADLNAAFPPPEGPEPLDVL; translated from the coding sequence ATGACGACCGCGCGCGTGACGCTCCCCTCCGGTGAGGCCGTGCCGGCCCTCGGCCTGGGCACGTGGCACATGGGCGAGTCCAGGGCCGCGCGGGACGACGAGGTCGCGGCGCTGCGGCTGGGGCTCGACCTGGGCATGACGCTGATCGACACCGCCGAGATGTACGCCGACGGGCGTGCCGAGCAGGTGGTCGGCGAGGCCGTGCGGGGCCGCCGGGACGAGGTGTTCCTCGTGTCGAAGGTGCTCCCCCGCAACGCCAGCGCCGCCGGGACCGTGCGGGCGTGCGAGGCCAGTCTGCGGCGGCTCGGCACCGACCACCTCGACCTGTACCTGTTGCACTGGCGCGGGCGGGTGCCCTTCCAGGACACGCTCGACGGGTTCGCCGCACTCGTCCGATCGGGCAAGATCCGGCACTGGGGCGTGAGCAACCTCGACGTGGCCGACATGGGCGAGCTGACGGCGTTGTCCGACGGCTGTCAGACCGACCAGGTCCTCTACAACCTCAGCCGCCGCGGGCCCGAGCACGACCTGCTGCCGTGGCTGGCCGAGCGGTCCATCCCGGTGATGGCCTACTCCCCCGTCGAACAGGGCCGGCTGCTGTCCTCGCCGGTGCTGGCGGAGGTCGCGCGGCGGCACGGGGCGACGCCCGCCCAGATCGCGCTGGCGTGGGTGCTGCGGTTGCCGGGCGTCAACGCCATCCCGAAGTCCAGCTCGCTCGCCCACGTGCGGGAGAACGCCGCCGCGGCCGACATCCGGCTGACCGAAGCCGATCTGGCCGACCTGAACGCGGCGTTCCCGCCGCCGGAGGGTCCTGAGCCGCTCGACGTGCTCTAG
- a CDS encoding 2-amino-3,7-dideoxy-D-threo-hept-6-ulosonate synthase, with translation MNQPQSFGAKLRLDRIDRNGDGRLMIVPLDHSVADGPVTSDDSLEDLVGELAAAKVDAVVLHKGTARHLNPKLFVDTSLIVHLNASTSHAPDPDAKYLVTSVEAALRLGADAVSVHVNMGSQQEAEQVADLARTAEETERWGMPLLAMMYARGPQIDNSADPELVRHSATLAADLGADIVKVSYPGSASAMADVVRACPIPVVVAGGPPVDDKRELLQRVAASVRAGAAGVAMGRNIFQHPTPGRLAREIGDVVHGRMAIAA, from the coding sequence GTGAACCAGCCGCAATCCTTCGGCGCGAAGCTGCGCCTGGACCGCATCGACCGCAACGGCGACGGCCGGTTGATGATCGTCCCGCTCGACCACTCCGTCGCCGACGGACCGGTGACGTCCGACGACTCCCTGGAGGACCTGGTCGGCGAGCTCGCCGCGGCCAAGGTCGACGCGGTGGTGCTGCACAAGGGCACCGCACGCCACCTCAACCCCAAGCTGTTCGTCGACACCTCGCTGATCGTGCACCTGAACGCGAGCACCTCCCACGCCCCCGACCCGGACGCCAAGTACCTCGTCACGAGCGTCGAGGCGGCGCTGCGGCTCGGTGCGGACGCGGTGAGCGTGCACGTGAACATGGGCTCGCAGCAGGAGGCCGAGCAGGTCGCCGACCTGGCGCGCACCGCGGAGGAGACCGAGCGGTGGGGCATGCCGTTGCTGGCGATGATGTACGCCCGCGGCCCGCAGATCGACAACTCCGCCGATCCCGAGCTGGTCAGGCACTCCGCGACGCTCGCGGCCGACCTCGGCGCGGACATCGTGAAGGTCAGCTACCCCGGCTCGGCGAGCGCGATGGCCGACGTCGTGCGCGCCTGCCCGATCCCGGTGGTGGTCGCCGGCGGCCCGCCGGTGGACGACAAGCGCGAGCTGCTGCAGCGCGTCGCCGCCTCGGTGCGCGCGGGCGCGGCCGGGGTGGCCATGGGCCGCAACATCTTCCAACATCCGACGCCCGGCCGGCTGGCCAGGGAGATCGGTGACGTCGTGCACGGTCGCATGGCGATCGCCGCCTGA
- a CDS encoding helix-turn-helix transcriptional regulator, which yields MGRAAELYRLCERRPAAAAALSDAGTLACVRDDHDRSRELLHRARETWQACGAELAADRTATYLADVPVQRRGFDDPVPEPSLEQWASLTETEVRVARLVARGLTNKAIATRLTLSPNTIGTHVRNAFTKLQVTNRVELALQVIAHDRERPSRRCR from the coding sequence GTGGGCAGGGCCGCGGAGCTGTACCGGTTGTGCGAACGGCGTCCGGCCGCGGCGGCGGCGCTGTCCGATGCCGGGACGCTGGCGTGTGTGCGCGATGACCACGACCGGTCCCGGGAGCTGCTGCACCGGGCGCGGGAGACGTGGCAGGCGTGCGGTGCCGAGCTGGCCGCGGACCGCACCGCGACCTACCTCGCCGACGTCCCCGTCCAGCGGCGCGGGTTCGACGACCCGGTGCCGGAGCCGTCGCTGGAGCAGTGGGCGAGCCTCACCGAGACCGAGGTCAGGGTGGCCCGGCTGGTGGCGCGGGGACTCACCAACAAGGCCATCGCCACGCGCCTGACCCTCTCCCCCAACACCATCGGCACGCACGTCCGCAACGCGTTCACGAAGCTGCAGGTCACCAACCGGGTCGAGCTGGCGTTGCAGGTGATCGCGCACGACCGGGAACGCCCCTCGCGCCGCTGTCGCTGA
- a CDS encoding ATP-binding protein, protein MLQDVEPATSTRPAQRSPGPADSAEVVTAALTALARGEGSVLVAEQRGVLGRRALVSHVRTEAARTGVKVVHARATHVDRVAPLSTLRAALSAGLPDAHSDFDVGHLTALRQIREQLVGLASDQGVLVCLDDFHHADDATALALRVLVPGLVTTPVLWLLSLRPAQASAAVRGVVDVLLDAGAQLLPALADRSRRRGAVRTRAPGRTRPPSWRSRPTSTGTRNGSCALHEAGTSGRGRDGLAGRRPAPAAGLAGRRRPCRAGRPRADRHGGARRGAVLGRAFTVHEAAALMRKPVSELLRASAQLVETGVLSPGSGGLAFRSELVRRVVYAGLAEPVRVALHREAAEVVSAEGRPAEEVVHHLERGGRRGSLAVVETLRRAVRDRVGGTQQAADLAVRLLDLVGDDHPAAPGSRSRRCGCWPRPAGPRRRGLAVRELDRVQEAETETRLVCALGELADGREPGGDHVVVEYARRASARLDLAEQDRRPGRGAGVPAGGGRAHRRRGERGRAGGRPG, encoded by the coding sequence GTGCTCCAGGATGTCGAGCCCGCCACATCGACCCGACCCGCACAGCGATCACCAGGCCCGGCCGACAGCGCGGAGGTCGTCACCGCTGCTCTGACCGCGTTGGCGCGCGGCGAGGGCAGCGTGCTCGTTGCGGAGCAGCGCGGTGTTCTCGGTCGTAGAGCGCTCGTCAGCCACGTACGGACCGAGGCCGCGCGCACCGGCGTGAAGGTGGTGCACGCCCGTGCGACGCACGTGGACCGTGTCGCTCCCCTGTCGACTCTCAGAGCGGCGCTCAGCGCAGGTCTGCCCGACGCGCACAGTGACTTCGACGTCGGCCACCTCACCGCGTTGCGGCAGATCAGGGAGCAGCTGGTGGGGCTCGCGTCCGACCAGGGCGTGCTGGTGTGCCTGGACGACTTCCATCACGCCGACGACGCCACCGCGCTGGCCCTGCGCGTCCTGGTGCCGGGACTGGTGACCACGCCCGTGCTGTGGCTGCTCTCGCTGCGGCCGGCCCAGGCCTCCGCCGCCGTGCGCGGGGTGGTCGACGTGCTGCTCGACGCCGGCGCGCAGCTGCTGCCCGCGCTGGCCGACCGGTCACGACGCCGCGGCGCTGTGCGCACGCGTGCTCCAGGCCGAACCCGACCCCCGTCGTGGCGATCGCGACCGACGTCGACGGGGACGCGGAACGGGTCGTGCGCGCTGCACGAGGCCGGCACATCCGGTCGCGGACGGGACGGCCTCGCTGGTCGCCGACCTGCACCCGCTGCCGGGCTGGCTGGTCGGCGACGTCCGTGCCGCGCTGGGCGACCTCGCGCCGACCGCCACGGCGGTGCTCGACGCGGCGCCGTGCTGGGCAGGGCGTTCACCGTGCACGAGGCCGCGGCGTTGATGCGCAAACCGGTCTCGGAGCTGCTGCGGGCCTCGGCCCAGCTGGTCGAGACCGGTGTCCTCTCCCCCGGCTCCGGCGGTCTCGCGTTCCGCAGCGAGCTGGTCCGCCGGGTCGTCTACGCGGGGCTCGCCGAACCGGTGCGGGTCGCGCTGCACCGCGAGGCCGCCGAGGTCGTCTCCGCGGAGGGCCGCCCGGCCGAGGAGGTCGTGCACCACCTCGAACGGGGTGGCCGGCGCGGATCGCTCGCCGTGGTCGAGACGCTGCGCAGGGCGGTGCGCGACCGGGTCGGTGGCACGCAGCAGGCAGCCGACCTGGCCGTTCGGCTGCTGGACCTGGTCGGCGACGACCACCCGGCAGCACCGGGCTCGCGGTCGAGGCGGTGCGGCTGCTGGCCGCGGCCGGCCGGACCGCGGAGGCGTGGACTGGCGGTCAGGGAGCTCGACCGGGTGCAGGAGGCCGAGACCGAGACCCGGCTGGTGTGCGCGCTGGGCGAGCTGGCGGACGGACGGGAGCCCGGCGGCGACCACGTGGTCGTGGAGTACGCGCGGCGGGCGTCGGCCCGGCTGGACCTGGCCGAGCAGGACCGCCGACCTGGCCGCGGTGCAGGCGTACCGGCTGGTGGCGGCCGGGCACACCGACGCCGCGGAGAGCGCGGTCGCGCTGGCGGTCGGCCAGGGTGA
- a CDS encoding family 3 encapsulin nanocompartment shell protein — MTSCTVAWRSPPEPQEATDDCSDQADATAAGRPGDDRELARFGVRAGRGTRQRRGRRVRHLPRVPADGVPAVRRAPAVHGAAADEDGDDPRRRRAVRAEPQPESDRGQRSGVTFATTPEAGFQPVLDAAKLTDIGVSLPVPPGLLEHPRLLAAFIDFRLIVRFGTTENQVLLRGSDDGAVPGLLDLPEARRLEVDGRPVDVLTKAAALVEETGGSCDGIVAHNAVYWQAVESGLLGRLAEAGVRIARTRMIPEHQVLLGDFRAATTFLDPGISHLRLRRGAADDGGDLLEAESRMGLAVHLPQHFVLLEGAS, encoded by the coding sequence GTGACGTCGTGCACGGTCGCATGGCGATCGCCGCCTGAGCCGCAGGAGGCAACTGATGACTGCTCAGATCAAGCAGATGCGACAGCTGCTGGCCGACCCGGCGATGACCGAGAGCTCGCCCGGTTCGGAGTTCGCGCAGGCCGCGGCACTCGGCAACGCCGGGGACGACGTGTCCGTCACCTACCGCGCGTACCTGCCGACGGCGTTCCCGCTGTTCGCCGAGCGCCCGCGGTTCACGGTGCGGCAGCTGATGAAGATGGCGACGATCCGCGACGGCGACGCGCCGTTCGTGCGGAGCCGCAACCGGAGTCCGACCGCGGTCAGCGCTCGGGGGTCACCTTCGCCACGACCCCGGAGGCCGGGTTCCAGCCGGTGCTCGACGCGGCGAAGCTGACCGACATCGGGGTGTCGCTGCCGGTGCCGCCGGGGTTGCTGGAGCACCCGCGGCTGCTGGCCGCGTTCATCGACTTCCGGCTGATCGTGCGGTTCGGCACCACCGAGAACCAGGTGCTGCTGCGCGGCAGCGACGACGGCGCCGTGCCCGGCCTGCTCGACCTGCCGGAGGCGCGCCGGCTGGAGGTCGACGGCCGGCCGGTGGACGTGCTCACGAAGGCGGCCGCGCTGGTCGAGGAGACCGGCGGGTCGTGCGACGGCATCGTGGCGCACAACGCCGTGTACTGGCAGGCCGTCGAGTCCGGGCTGCTGGGCCGCCTCGCCGAGGCGGGCGTGCGGATCGCGCGGACCAGGATGATCCCGGAGCACCAGGTGCTGCTCGGCGACTTCCGCGCGGCCACGACGTTCCTGGACCCCGGCATCTCGCACCTGAGGCTGCGCCGCGGTGCCGCCGACGACGGTGGCGACCTGCTGGAGGCCGAGAGCCGGATGGGCCTGGCCGTGCACCTGCCCCAGCACTTCGTCCTGCTGGAAGGGGCGAGCTGA
- a CDS encoding MFS transporter, protein MKRIWIWALFSGAFAVACTEFAVVGLLPQIARDLEVSEAAAGQLVTLNAVAFAISAPVLAAVCHRMDRRKVLFGALTVFALGHLTAGLAPNYPVLLGSRILSGAMMGLYLATAIGAAARLGGEEKRASSIATIQAGVNTATALGVPISTLLGHQMGWRVPMLVIGAMALLSLGFIAVALPPTGADDGPPLKVRLRAIRTAPVLVGLTAITLFWGATFTVYTYLVPLLEQRAGLDSTMVIVVLVIAGVCAVVGNVIGGRGADTDSRKTLLITSAITSVALLAVLPMSTNAVQTIALVVVWQLAAWSFVPAVQAALFQAAGEGGELAVSFAVSAFNIGIVAGAGFGGIALDQAGLPGVAVLGAALSLLALGFVVLLVRYVSRRNLVGSNAE, encoded by the coding sequence GTGAAGAGGATTTGGATATGGGCTTTGTTCAGCGGCGCGTTCGCGGTGGCGTGCACCGAATTCGCGGTCGTGGGACTGCTGCCCCAGATCGCCCGTGACCTGGAGGTGTCGGAGGCCGCGGCGGGCCAGCTGGTGACGCTGAACGCCGTGGCGTTCGCCATCAGCGCCCCCGTGCTCGCCGCCGTCTGCCACCGGATGGACCGCCGCAAGGTCCTGTTCGGTGCCCTGACGGTCTTCGCCCTCGGTCACCTCACCGCGGGCCTCGCCCCCAACTACCCGGTGCTGCTCGGCTCGCGCATCCTGTCCGGCGCCATGATGGGCCTCTACCTGGCCACCGCCATCGGCGCCGCCGCCCGCCTGGGTGGCGAGGAGAAGCGCGCGTCGTCCATCGCCACCATCCAGGCGGGCGTCAACACCGCCACCGCACTCGGCGTCCCGATCAGCACCCTGCTCGGCCACCAGATGGGCTGGCGGGTGCCGATGCTCGTGATCGGCGCGATGGCGTTGCTGTCACTGGGCTTCATCGCCGTCGCCCTGCCGCCCACCGGCGCCGACGACGGCCCGCCGCTGAAGGTCCGCCTGCGCGCCATCCGCACCGCGCCCGTGCTCGTCGGCCTCACCGCGATCACCCTGTTCTGGGGCGCCACCTTCACCGTCTACACCTACCTCGTCCCGCTGCTGGAACAGCGAGCGGGCCTCGACAGCACGATGGTGATCGTCGTCCTGGTCATCGCCGGCGTCTGCGCCGTGGTCGGCAACGTGATCGGCGGCAGGGGAGCGGACACCGACTCCCGCAAGACGCTGCTCATCACCTCCGCCATCACCTCGGTCGCCCTGCTCGCCGTGCTGCCGATGTCCACCAACGCCGTGCAGACCATCGCCCTGGTCGTGGTGTGGCAGCTGGCAGCCTGGTCGTTCGTCCCCGCCGTGCAGGCCGCGCTGTTCCAGGCCGCGGGGGAGGGCGGCGAGCTGGCCGTCTCGTTCGCGGTGTCGGCGTTCAACATCGGCATCGTCGCGGGCGCGGGCTTCGGCGGCATCGCACTGGACCAGGCCGGCCTGCCGGGCGTCGCGGTGCTGGGCGCGGCGCTGAGCCTGCTGGCGCTGGGGTTCGTGGTGCTGCTGGTGCGGTACGTGTCGCGGCGCAACCTGGTCGGAAGCAACGCCGAGTGA
- a CDS encoding HAD-IA family hydrolase has protein sequence MRLEFDAVLFDLDGTLIDSTAAVRRAWLRWAEEEGVDPAGLDGTKGKPAKDIVAALLPPERHESGLARYSHIATHDLEGVVVLPGALEATTAVGDHKAIVTSCTRDVTAARTTAAGLPVTEVLVTADDVERGKPEPVPYLKAAEQLRVDPRRCLAVEDTASGLASGRAAGCTTLGIGTDLDADIVVPDLSHVRFEVSGGRVTLLARTEQV, from the coding sequence ATGCGACTCGAGTTCGACGCCGTCCTGTTCGACCTGGACGGCACCCTGATCGACTCCACCGCCGCCGTCCGCAGGGCCTGGTTGCGCTGGGCCGAGGAGGAGGGCGTCGACCCCGCCGGCCTCGACGGCACCAAGGGCAAGCCGGCCAAGGACATCGTCGCCGCCCTGTTGCCGCCGGAGCGGCACGAGTCCGGTCTCGCCCGCTACTCCCACATCGCCACCCACGACCTCGAAGGCGTGGTCGTCCTGCCCGGCGCGCTCGAAGCCACCACCGCGGTCGGCGACCACAAGGCCATCGTCACCTCCTGCACCCGCGACGTCACCGCCGCCCGCACGACCGCCGCCGGCCTCCCGGTGACCGAGGTCCTGGTGACCGCCGACGACGTCGAGCGCGGCAAACCCGAACCCGTCCCGTACCTCAAGGCCGCCGAACAGCTCCGCGTCGACCCCCGGCGTTGCCTGGCCGTCGAGGACACCGCATCCGGCCTCGCCTCCGGCCGCGCCGCGGGGTGCACCACGCTCGGCATCGGCACGGACCTGGACGCCGACATCGTCGTGCCCGACCTGTCCCACGTCCGCTTCGAGGTCTCCGGCGGCCGGGTGACCCTGCTGGCCCGAACCGAGCAGGTCTAG
- a CDS encoding ASCH domain-containing protein, whose product MWPRLDGLRTMELGMPGEQRDRLTALVLAGTKRATAGLLTDYTADGEPPEHVGERMALVDSAGTRIATVEVTAVLVTPFGRVSWEFAEAEGEGFTSVEHWRQVHAGFWSRHSGTEVGDNAPVVCVWFRLIGG is encoded by the coding sequence ATGTGGCCACGCCTCGACGGACTGCGCACGATGGAGCTCGGCATGCCCGGCGAGCAGCGGGACCGGCTCACCGCCCTCGTGCTCGCCGGCACCAAGCGGGCCACCGCGGGCCTGCTCACCGACTACACGGCAGACGGTGAACCGCCGGAGCACGTCGGTGAGCGGATGGCCCTCGTCGACAGTGCCGGCACCCGGATCGCGACCGTCGAGGTCACGGCCGTGCTCGTCACGCCGTTCGGCCGCGTCAGCTGGGAGTTCGCCGAGGCCGAAGGCGAGGGCTTCACGTCGGTCGAGCACTGGCGGCAGGTCCACGCCGGGTTCTGGTCGCGGCACTCCGGGACCGAGGTCGGCGACAACGCACCTGTCGTGTGCGTGTGGTTCCGGCTGATCGGCGGGTGA